A single window of Gossypium arboreum isolate Shixiya-1 chromosome 13, ASM2569848v2, whole genome shotgun sequence DNA harbors:
- the LOC128286808 gene encoding uncharacterized protein LOC128286808, producing MAQDKKLLVVKRILSIQSLENEQQRENIFHSRCQVQGKVCSLIIDGGSCTNVASTLMVERLGLTTTKHPSPYKLQWLNDGGEIKENLFSTNELPEELPSSILSLLQDFQDVFPKETPSGLPPLRGIEHQIDFVPGAIIPNRPTYRTNPEETKELRWQVNELMEKGYIRESLSPCAVPVLLVPKKDGTWRMCVDCCAVNKITIKYRHPIPRLDDMLDELSGAKLFSKIDLKSGYHQIRMREGDKWKTNFKTKHGLYEWLVMPFGLTNAPSTFMRLMNHVLRSFIVIFLGFVVSAQGLEVDQEKIKAIQEWPRPISISQGQNNLNKRHAKWVEYLESFPYVIKYKKGKDNVVADALSRRYTLLSTLESKLLGFSFLKELYANDVDFGEIYSACEHVAFEKFYRFDGFLFKEGKICVPQSSVRDLLEQEAHSGGLMGHFGVGKMLATLNEHFYLPRMRDIVRLHGVPRTIVSDRDSKFLSHFWRSLWDSNLRTSHFEDRGNDVSTPGASLNAKEDQIELPKGPMTRARTKQIQDAITALVMRIWEDSKVLDVGRAKDDSLKTPYTLLQFDFSSSPAPHAPFSFHQLA from the exons ATGGCGCAAGACAAAAAGCTTCTTGTTGTTAAAAGAATCCTCAGTATCCAAAGTCTTGAAAATGAACAACAACGGGAGAATATCTTCCATTCTCGATGCCAAGTTCAAGGGAAAGTCTGTAGTTTGATCATCGATGGTGGAAGCTGTACCAATGTGGCAAGCACTTTAATGGTGGAGAGACTAGGCTTGACCACCACCAAACATCCGAGCCCCTACAAACTCCAATGGCTCAATGACGGTGGCGAAATCAAG GAAAATCTTTTTAGCACTAATGAATTGCCCGAGGAATTGCCCTCTTCTATTTTGAGCCTTTTGCAGGATTTCCAGGACGTTTTCCCGAAAGAGACTCCGAGTGGATTACCACCTCTTCGAGGAATCGAGCACCAAATCGATTTTGTGCCCGGAGCGATAATTCCAAATCGACCTACCTATAGAACGAATCCTGAAGAAACCAAAGAACTACGATGGCAAGTCAACGAATTGATGGAAAAGGGCTATATTAGAGAGAGTCTTAGTCCTTGTGCCGTGCCAGTCCTCTTGGTGCCGAAAAAGGATGGTACTTGGCGAATGTGTGTCGATTGTTGTGCTGTGAATAAAATCACTATCAAATATCGACATCCGATTCCTAGACTAGATGACATGCTAGACGAACTAAGTGGAGCTAAACTATTCTCCAAGATCGATCTAAAAAGCGGATATCACCAAATTCGTATGCGAGAAGGCGACAAGTGGAAAACTAACTTCAAAACGAAACATGGTTTGTATGAGTggttggtcatgccgtttggctTAACCAACGCTCCTAGTACCTTTATGAGACTCATGAACCATGTGTTGAGATCCTTCATTG TTATCTTTCTTGGTTTTGTGGTTAGTGCACAAGGTTTGGAAGTCGATCAAGAGAAGATAAAGGCAATACAAGAGTGGCCGAGACCTATATCCATTAGCCAA GGTCAAAACAATTTGAACAAGAGGCACGCTAAGTGGGTCGAGTACCTTGAGTCATTTCCCTATGTAATTAAGTACAAGAAAGGTAAAGACAACGTAGTAGCTGATGCCCTATCGCGGAGGTACACTTTACTTTCTACTCTTGAATCAAAGCTACTTGGGTTTTCATTCTTAAAAGAATTGTATGCCAACGATGTTGATTTTGGAGAGATTTATTCTGCTTGTGAGCATGTTGCATTTGAGAAATTTTATAGGTTTGACGGGTTTCTGTTCAAGGAAGGTAAGATCTGTGTTCCACAAAGCTCTGTTCGGGATTTGCTTGAGCAAGAAGCACATAGTGGAGGACTCATGGGACATTTTGGAGTTGGCAAGATGTTAGCCACTCTTAACGAACATTTTTATTTGCCTAGGATGAG gGACATTGTTCGTTTACATGGAGTACCGCGAACTATCGTGTCAGATCGAGACTCGAAATTTCTTAGCCATTTTTGGAGGTCACTATGGG ATTccaacttgaggacaagtcacttTGAAGATAGGGGGAATGATGTGAGCACACCCGGGGCATCCTTGAATGCAAAAGAAGATCAAATCGAGCTTCCAAAGGGTCCCATGACTCGAGCTCGAACCAAGCAAATTCAAGATGCTATAACAGCCTTGGTGATGCGCATTTGGGAAGACAGCAAGGTCCTTGATGTTGGAAGAGCTAAGGACGACTCCTTGAAGACTCCATACACCCTTTTGCAATTCGATTTCAGCTCCTCCCCAGCTCCCCATGCGCCATTCAGTTTCCATCAGCTCGCTTGA